GGGACCGGGGGCACACACGCGCTTCCGTACCTCATGAAGCACCTTGATCGCATCCGAGTATTAAGGGAGGAAACATAACCACCGCCCACGGCACATCCGTGGGTTTTTTATTGACCACGTACGAAGTCGCGAATGCCAATTACAAAGTGATGCAACACGGCATACACCACCTCCTCCTATTTTTTATCAAGAAATTTCTATTTGTCTGTTCGCGTTCTACTTTGTACGTGGTTGACACCGTTATCGCAACTCTATACATTTGAAAAAGAAAAGTAGCAATGAAAAGAGAAAAAAGATGCAACAGTATCTGGATGTCGTCAGAACTGTTTTGACAGAAGGGCAGTGGAAAATGCCGCCGCACGGCATACGTCGTCTCTCCGTCCCGGGGCTTACCATGCGTTTCGATTTGGACGAGGGTTTCCCACTCATCACAACTCGCGATGTGAGGGGTTCGTGGAAGGCAATGCGCGCGGAGCTTCTCTGGCTTCTCTCGGGAAGCACGGATGCGAATGAACTTGCCGAAAGATTCGGCATCAAATTGTGGAAACAATGGGCAACCAAAGAAATTTGCTCGGCGTTTGGTCGTCCGGAAGGGCAGCTCGGCCCTCTTTACGGGCATCAGTGGCGCAATTTCGGGGCAACAGTAAAGAAGACAACTGCTACCGGACATACGCTTGAATACAATCAAGACGGTTTTGATCAGATTGCTTACATGATCAAACTCTTGAAGACGAATCCCGATTCGAGCCGCATTCGCGTGAGTGCTTGGAATCCAAGGGATGTTTGGAAAGAACCAGTGGAAGACTTCAACGAGAACGTATTCATTACCCCGTGCCACGGCACTTTCCAGATTTTTCACGCGCAAGGCGAATTGACGCTCATTCTTACCCAAAACAGTGCTGACGTACCAGTCGGCGTTCCTTTCAACATTGCTGAATACGCGCTACTTCTTAAGATGATCGCACATGTGGTTGGGATGAAGGCAAAATGTCTTGTTCATGTGCTCAATGACGCCCAAATCTACGAGGATCAGATTGATAACATGAAGGAGCTCTTAGGGCGTGAGCCGCTTTCCCTGCCACAGGTGAACATAGTCCGCGATGTAAAAGACATCTTTTCCTTTGCTCCGGATGATTTCGAGCTCGTGGGGTACAACGCGCGTCCAAAGATGAACATTCCGGTCGCTGTATGAGCGAGGCAACACGCGATGCGGTACACATTAATGACTCTTCGCCGAACGAGGATTACAAAAAGGTTCTCCGGAGGATATTGAAAGATGGTGTGTGTCCCTTTTGCGAAGAGCACTTCAAGTACCATGACGAGGCTATTCTTCATCGGGTTGGCGATTGGGTTATCACCAGGAACCAATATTCGTATAAAAACGCGAAGTTAGCACTTCTCATTTTGAATCCAAAGCGGCATCTTGAGAGGTATGAAGAACTTAGCCCCGCGGATCACCTTGCTATCTCAGAGCTCGTCTCTTGGGCAATCCGTGAGTTCCGTATCGAAGGTGGTGGTGTTGCACTTCGCTTTGGCGAGCCCAAGCACACAGGTGCATCAGTGCGCCATCTGCACGCACACCTCATTGTTCCAGAGATTGGGAAAGATGGTAAAGCGATCCCAGTGTACTTTCCGTTTGGATAACAAACATACAACAAAACTCCGTCATTACGACGGAGCTTTTTTAAATCAGATAACCTGCACAATCTCGACACCCTGTGAACGCATGACTGTTTCGCCGTCTAAGCTCGCGTGGCCTGAGCCGAAGAAACATTTGGTGATTCCAGAGAATGCAATAAACTTTGCACACACTGGGCAAGGAAAGGTGGTCACATAGATGTGTGCTCCCTTGAGCGACACCCCTTCACGCGCGGCGCGGACGATCAAGGCCCACTCCCCATGTAGTGTTGTGGAGAGGTCGCTTCTCTGCCCTGCCTTAATGTAGTCTCGTGGATCCCCAAGAGCATACGGCATGTGTTCACTTGGAACATGACGGTTATGTTCCGCAAAGAGGACTGTCTTTCCGGAGACGGCTACTGCCCCCACATGTCTCCACCAGTCGGATGATTTTTCCGCCTCCCCTTTAGCGAGCTCCATCATGGAGCGGTCAAATGCGTCATCAGATGTCCTATCGTGCGTGACGACTTTCTGCGAGAAGACAGAAGCCTCATCCCACCTCAAGAATACTTTGTCGAAGACGGGAGAGGCGTCAGCAAGATATTTTTCGGCGAACTTCCTGGAGATCTCTTCTTGGGGCAATATCACTCTTTTGCCCGCTAAACGCGTTAGTTCGTCCTTTGTAAGAACGCTGACGTTGGCTAGGAACAACGTGGAAATCAGTACTTTTACAACCGCCGGATTCAGTCCGCGTATCTCGGTATGGAGCGGCATTAACTCTCCGACAAAATCTGCCCCAAGGATGAATACTTCACGTCCTCCATCCCCCAGAATCGTACCTGTCACGTTTCTATCGAAGAAATCAACGTACCCCTGATGAAGAACAGGTACGTACGCGACGATCGCAATCTTCTTTTCACTCACAGCTTGCCCAAAAGTTTGGCAATATTGTTTTTCAGGAGATTGCGGATCATGTCAGAGGTAGAAGTCTTCGCCTGCCGAGGAAGGACAATAACTTCTTTTGCTCCGTTGGCTTTGATTTCCTGAATCTGCCAGTCGGGGTAGCTGTCTTCCACCGCGATGAATACATCAGGTTGGACGAGCTTAAGAAGAGCGTATTGCCACTTACCCGCATCATCAACGTCGTCAATCAATGTGACGAGGTCAACGTTCAAGTAGCACAGAAGCTCCATTCTCTCGTCTTCGGGAACAGCTGGGCGGCCCGGGTCCTTGTATAGTTTCATGGTTCTGTCACTATCTACTCCGGCTATCAGCACGTCTCCGTGCTCTAACGCGGCCGCTAGGTAGCGTGCGTGGCCGATGTGATACAGATCCCAAGAGCCGATGGTCATGACGATTCTGTGACCCAACATTCGCCACACCTCTACAACTTGGCGCACCTTATCGTAATCCAGTACGATCTTTCTGCGAAGATGCTTCACTGTATCGCATACCTGAGGTTCTTCCCGTGTCTCGGTCGTACTCACAGTATCCTCTTTTGCTAAGGGTCTAGCAGCATCTTATGGGTAGAAAAAAACGGCGTCAAGATTGACGTCGTTTAACTAACAGCACCCTTTCGTTCGTAGAGAATAAGCGTTGCGCTATGCTCACTTTTGTCATATCGGTTCGCAAAGGCGGCCTTATACGCGATATTCCACTCCGAAGGGTCAAGTTCCGGAAAGAATGCGTCACCTTCCGGCTCGGCATTAACAAGTGTGTAGTAGATGCGCGTGGCGTATGGCAAGAGGAGTTTGTAGATCTCTCCGCCACCAATGACAAAAACCTCACCCGCCTCATTTTCAAGGAGCGTTTCCAATTCTTCGATTGAGTGGGCAACAATACAGCCCGGTGCCGCAAAGTTTGCTTCACGAGCGAGCACAATATTCTTTCTCTTGGGAAGCGGTTTTCCTAACTTTTCTACGATTGATTCATACGTCTTTCGTCCCTGTACCACCGTGCTCTCGGGTTGTCTAGTAGTGAGCCATTTGAAGTGCGCCATGTCATCGGGGAGATGCCATGGAATCTCGCCCTTATTGCCAATGCAACGATTCCTCGCGGCTGCTACGACGATCGAAAGATTTCTCATTCTCGCTCCCTCAACCACACTACGTTCTGTAGTAAGCGTATGGTTTTTTGAAATAAGGTCAAGCCCCCACACCTTTCATGCTGTCGTTGTGCGGAGGACGATGATGCACTGACCAGTATGGAGCTCCGCAGACCGACGTGGAATATATAATTGTTCCCAAAAACAACAGTCCGCAACAGCACGAAAGGTGTGGGGTCAAGTTTAGCACCCCAATAGTGTTAGTGGTATTATGGTACTATCGGTTCAAGTCATGATTCAGGAAAAACTTAAAGAGATGATACAAGAAACGTTGCGTGAACTCGGCATTGAAGCTGGGGACATTCACTTGGAACATCCGACGGAGTTTGTGCATGGAGATTTTGCGACAAACGTCGCTATGTCCGTGGCAAAAAAGGCAAAAACAAATCCTAAGGCGCTTGCAGAGCAGATTGTCGCAAAGATAAATGAGAGCAAAGATAAAGATATCGAAAAAGTTGAAGTGGCTGGTCCCGGCTTCATTAATATCCACCTTTCGCCAGCTTTTTTTGCGGACAGCGTTAAAAAAATCGTGGACCAAGGAGATGTGTGGGGCAAGAATGATGCATTTGTGGGAAAAAAGGTGATGGTGGAATACACAGACCCAAACCCGTTTAAGGAGTTTCATATCGGACACCTCATGTCGAATGCGATTGGAGAATCCATTGCCCGGCTTATTGTATTTGGTGGCGCAGAAGTTAAGAGATCAAATTGGCAGGGTGATGTTGGTCCTCATGTTGCGAAAGCTATTTGGGGAAAGATGCAAAAGCCTGAACTGAAATGGGGCGAGGCGTATACATATGGAGCAGAACACTATGAAGAGCGGAAAGAAGAAATTAATGGGATCAACGAGAGGGTGTATGCCAAAAGCGACCCGACGGTTAACGAGTTATATGAAGAAGGCCGCGCCTCTTCGCTCGCACACTTTGAAGAACTCTATAAAATACTGGGGACATCTTTTGATTATTACTTCTTTGAGGGAAAAGAGGGACTCTTGGGAAAACCAATTGTCGAAGAGTTTCTAAAGAAAGGCATTTTTGAGGAGAGTGACGGAGCGGTCATTTTTAAGGGCGAGCAACACGGTCTCCATACACGTGTCTTCGTGACTTCGCGCGGATTGCCGACCTATGAGGCGAAAGAACTCGGGCTCAACAAAGTAAAGTTTGAAAGGGAGCCGGATTTGGACCTCTCAATTATCGTAACCGCGAACGAGCAAACTGATTACTTCAGAGTGCTGCTTAAAGTGATTGAGCTTATTTTTCCTATTATTGCTGCAAAGACAAAACACATTGCTCACGGTGTCATGAAACTTGCCTCGGGCAAGATGTCCTCGCGCAAGGGGAACGTGATAACAGGCGAGTCGCTCATCTCCGACGTGAGAGCATTGGCGCGGGAAAAGGTTCGAGAGGGAAATCGTGCCCAAGACAATACCGAGGCCCTTGCTGAAGCAATAGCAGTTGCCGCGATCAAATACTCGATATTGAGACAAGGAACAGGCAGAGACATCGTCTTCGATTTTGAACAATCCCTCTCCTTTGAGGGCGATTCGGGTCCCTATCTCCAATACACCCATGCGCGGGCGAAATCGATCTTACGTAAAGCAGGAGAACGCGGGACGGTGTCCACCAAGGAAAACAGAGATGTGGGCGAAGTCGAACGACTACTATATCGTTTCTCAGAAGTTACAGCGCGCGCTGCGAAAGAGTATGAACCGCATTATGTCACGACGTATCTTACAGAACTCGCGGGAGCGTTCAACACTTTCTATGCGAAAGAACGTATTTTAGACGCGGGAGAAGATGCGCCCTATCGCTTGCTTTTGACGCAGGCGGTGGCAACGACACTCAAGAATGGTCTCCACCTCCTGGGCATTAAAGCACCGGAGGTAATGTAATCCCGATAGTGTTAACACGAGTATAGAGCGTTCGCTCACTTGGGGCGTATACTATTGGGTAGGATGTTTTACAAGGTATGAAAATTACGGTCGTGCAAGCACGACCTAACACTATCGGGATGTAACAGCACACTTGCAAAAAACGGTTCGAGGCCGATAATGTGGAAAGAGGGTACATGGGGGCGTATATGGCTGATAAGACCCCAGTTGTTAGATTGCAGTGGGGAAGCAACGGATGGGTTGTCGAAGACGTCACGGAGACGTCTCTCGAGGGGGTTATAGCCATCCTTACTTTTCTCGTAACCAAAGCGCCACGTTTTGTTGCCTCTTATGGGAACATTCGATTTGCAATGGAATCTCCATTCCCCATTGCAGAGAAGATTCGCTCCGTGCTTATACCCGTTGTAGAAGGGTGGGCTCTTTGGAGGGCGAACGATAGTTGTCGCGACGATCTTATTTTTACTTTTGAGAAAGGGCCCCAGTAAGGCCTTTTTTGTTTTTGCATAATGTCTCGAAACTGGTAGTATTTTAATATGTCGAAGGCAGAAGATTCTCAAAAAAAGAGCATTGCTGACCTCGAAAGAGGAATACTCCGCTTCTGGAGTGATAACAAGATTTTTGAGAAGTCCCTTGCCAAGAAGTCTCCTAAGGGCGAGTTTACTTTTTATGATGGCCCTCCTTTTGCGAATGGCTTGCCCCACTACGGTCACATCCTCACTGGTGTTATTAAAGACGCGATACCTCGTTTCCAAACGATGCGTGGCTATCATGTTAACCGTCGCTGGGGATGGGATTGCCACGGCCTTCCTGTCGAGTATGAGATAGAAAAAGAACTTGGACTCAAGACAAAGCGCGAGATTGAGGAATACGGCATAGAAAACTTTAACAAAAAAGCCCGCGAGGCAATCATGCGCTATGCGGGTGATTGGCGCCAAATCATCCCAAAAACAGGGCGGTGGGTTGATATGGATCGCGACTACCGTACGATGGACTCGTCGTACACCGAATCAGTGTGGTGGGTCTTCAAGTCGCTCTATGATAAGGGACTCGTTTACGAAGGCTTCAAGCCAATGCACCTTTGTCCTCGCTGTGAGACAACGCTCTCGAACTTCGAGGTGAGCCAGGGATACAAAGACGTGACCGACATTTCTGTGACGGTGAAGCTACCGTTAAAAAAAGAGCCGGAAACCTCCCTCCTTATTTGGACTACAACGCCGTGGACACTTCCTGGCAATATGGCTGCGGCGGTTAATCCGAGTACCTCATATATCAAATACAAACTTCTTGATACCGAGGTCCCCGCGGGGGAGTTTGTTATTATCGCCAAAGATCGAGGTGCCGAGATCCTCAGAGATAAGAAGTACGAAATAGTCGAAGAATTTACAGGTGACAAACTTGTAGGTCTTTCTTACACCCCACCCTTTGCCTACTACACGGACGCCACACTAAAGCACAAAGGGCATGCATGGAAGGTATACGCAGCAGACTATGTTACAACGACTGATGGCACTGGAATTGTGCATCTGGCGCCAGCGT
This portion of the Parcubacteria group bacterium genome encodes:
- the thyA gene encoding thymidylate synthase; translation: MQQYLDVVRTVLTEGQWKMPPHGIRRLSVPGLTMRFDLDEGFPLITTRDVRGSWKAMRAELLWLLSGSTDANELAERFGIKLWKQWATKEICSAFGRPEGQLGPLYGHQWRNFGATVKKTTATGHTLEYNQDGFDQIAYMIKLLKTNPDSSRIRVSAWNPRDVWKEPVEDFNENVFITPCHGTFQIFHAQGELTLILTQNSADVPVGVPFNIAEYALLLKMIAHVVGMKAKCLVHVLNDAQIYEDQIDNMKELLGREPLSLPQVNIVRDVKDIFSFAPDDFELVGYNARPKMNIPVAV
- a CDS encoding HIT domain-containing protein; this translates as MSEATRDAVHINDSSPNEDYKKVLRRILKDGVCPFCEEHFKYHDEAILHRVGDWVITRNQYSYKNAKLALLILNPKRHLERYEELSPADHLAISELVSWAIREFRIEGGGVALRFGEPKHTGASVRHLHAHLIVPEIGKDGKAIPVYFPFG
- a CDS encoding adenylyltransferase/cytidyltransferase family protein, with protein sequence MSTTETREEPQVCDTVKHLRRKIVLDYDKVRQVVEVWRMLGHRIVMTIGSWDLYHIGHARYLAAALEHGDVLIAGVDSDRTMKLYKDPGRPAVPEDERMELLCYLNVDLVTLIDDVDDAGKWQYALLKLVQPDVFIAVEDSYPDWQIQEIKANGAKEVIVLPRQAKTSTSDMIRNLLKNNIAKLLGKL
- a CDS encoding dihydrofolate reductase; amino-acid sequence: MRNLSIVVAAARNRCIGNKGEIPWHLPDDMAHFKWLTTRQPESTVVQGRKTYESIVEKLGKPLPKRKNIVLAREANFAAPGCIVAHSIEELETLLENEAGEVFVIGGGEIYKLLLPYATRIYYTLVNAEPEGDAFFPELDPSEWNIAYKAAFANRYDKSEHSATLILYERKGAVS
- the argS gene encoding arginine--tRNA ligase; translated protein: MVLSVQVMIQEKLKEMIQETLRELGIEAGDIHLEHPTEFVHGDFATNVAMSVAKKAKTNPKALAEQIVAKINESKDKDIEKVEVAGPGFINIHLSPAFFADSVKKIVDQGDVWGKNDAFVGKKVMVEYTDPNPFKEFHIGHLMSNAIGESIARLIVFGGAEVKRSNWQGDVGPHVAKAIWGKMQKPELKWGEAYTYGAEHYEERKEEINGINERVYAKSDPTVNELYEEGRASSLAHFEELYKILGTSFDYYFFEGKEGLLGKPIVEEFLKKGIFEESDGAVIFKGEQHGLHTRVFVTSRGLPTYEAKELGLNKVKFEREPDLDLSIIVTANEQTDYFRVLLKVIELIFPIIAAKTKHIAHGVMKLASGKMSSRKGNVITGESLISDVRALAREKVREGNRAQDNTEALAEAIAVAAIKYSILRQGTGRDIVFDFEQSLSFEGDSGPYLQYTHARAKSILRKAGERGTVSTKENRDVGEVERLLYRFSEVTARAAKEYEPHYVTTYLTELAGAFNTFYAKERILDAGEDAPYRLLLTQAVATTLKNGLHLLGIKAPEVM